The Triticum urartu cultivar G1812 chromosome 6, Tu2.1, whole genome shotgun sequence genome includes the window TCCGGACAGGGCTTGCCTGCTCCGCCCCGGTACTCCCATCCGTGCGCCGCGCACTTCCTTCCGTATCGAATGGTTCCCCGGTTCCCCTTTTTTCTCTCCGTGGCCCTTTCCTTCGAAGAGAAAATCACAAACAACTATGTGCTAATGAGTACGATGGCGAGTAGTGCTTGAGACTAGGAGCCGCTGCTACCACACCGTGGAATCCATCGGGTATATAATCAGATGTGATGAGATATGTGCGTACGGGTATGGGAAGGACACAGAATACATGGTTGTTTGTGAATTATTTCTTCGAAGGAAAGAGCCACGGAGAGAAAAGAACGGGAACCGTTCGATGCGGAAGGACGTGCGTGGAGCACGGATGGGAGTACGGGGGCGGAGCAGGCAAGCCCCATCCTATCTCGTCCTTGCTACGTGGCACCTGACCATGGGACTCAGCGGTCAGTTTTTTGTCAAACGTCTCTAATATAGTGATAATCTAGTGATAAGTGCTTTCTGAAAATTGTTAGCACAATGGTGGtggttttttgaaaaaaattcgaATGGTGATGGTTTTCTGAATTAGGGTGCTCAATTGTGATGGTTTTTTGCAATTTACTCTGCTATGGTATGCATGGAGTTCGAGGCAGGGGCGATGCCCAAGCTGCGACAGCTCCATCTACAAGTACATGATGGGTGGGGTGGTGCTACACCATTAGGGATGGAGCACCTGTTAGCCCTCGAGCACATCCGTGTAGGTGTCACATCCTCCGTCCACAAGAACAGTGATGTCGAGTCTGCCTTCAGGAGGGCAGCCGATGTGCACCCAACATGCCCTTCTGTTCAAATGTATTTATATGATGATCGGCCTTCTCTGTAATATAAATCTCCCCTTGTTGTTCTACTTATTCATTTACTCTTCTTGTATTTACCTGGTACACATTCTGTTTATCGCATAACTGCACTACATACCTTGTGATTTGTGATGTCAGAGTTTGCAATGATTTGGGCGTATCTGAATCTTGGCTAGCCGAATGCGGTTATTCCTGCATGATATGAATTGGTCATATTAATATCTACGTACATCATGTTGTACTATATGCAGATGATCTTGGATGCGTAATCTGCACACTGTGTACGCAATTGCTGGATAATACGGTGCGAGCTGTCTATGTTTGCAACTAGACGAAGGCATGTCCATCCTTAATGTAAGCAGTTGAACATCCATATTTGAAGACTCGTCTTCATCATCCTTAATTGATTAATATACTGTACTAAAATAATCCAGGCGCATCAATCTTTTTGCTTTGAAATCCATAATTATTCGGTTCTACTGTTTTTGTGAAGCTTACCGGGTTCATCGGCATGCATTTAGTTTGAGAATATTCAGGATATAACCTGTGAAATATGTCCTAACTATCTTGTGGACCTAACTGTAATCCCGGTAGATCCCTCTAACCAAACAAGGCTTGAGGCACAAACCTGATGAATCACTGTAATAGCAGCGAAAATCCATGAAACCGAATTTTTCCTGACTCTAGTTTACCACAAGTTCCTGATCAATGCTTGCTTGGGAAAGCCAGACAACACCCTATGAACAGTCCCCCTTTTTCACATCATACGAACAGGCCCGTTCCTAGACTAAAAAATCCAAACAAGAAATTCAACAGCCATAGCAAGAAGACTTAGTAGACTCCGATAAACACGGAGAAAAAAAGATTAAGATTAACCTGTACTGGAGAGCACGGAGCTAGGCTTCTTGGTCGGCCCACGATTAGTTCATGTACTGCGCCCCCACCTCAAGTCCCACGCTATCGCCATCACAGGTAGCGATGAGGAGATCGGAGGAAGACCATCATTTTTTTTGTGGGAATTTTCTTTCTGGCAGACCTGGCGGCTAGGGCTTTGGACGAGCAGAGCAGAGCGGAGCAACCGCTGAATCGTCGCGCGTCTTCCAACCAAGGGCGATCTCCCTCGCGTACGCGCAGTGCGGCATCATACGCTTTGGGCCAAGCCCAGCCCAGTCTAGCATCACCGGCCGAACGATTTGGGCGTATACGGACCCTGTCCACCTGAATACAATTATTTATTGGTGCACGCATTTCTCAAAAAAATATTATTGGTGCACGATCTAGTAAATGGACACATTTAATCGCTACATGCTGTTTTATATGCAGATGACATTGGATGCGTACCACTTCTTTCATCAAAAGTGAAACCACTGTATACGCAATTGCTGGATTGTGAGAACTGTTAATGTTTGCAACTAAACAAAGGCATGTGCATCTTTAAAAATTGCTGTTTAAAATTGTAAAGCCACTGTATACGCAATTGTAAGCAGTTGAACATCCATATTTGAAGACTCGTCTTCACCATATACTGCACTAAAATAATCCAGGCGCATCTAACCTTTTGCTTTCAGATCCATAATTGTTTGGCTCTACTGTTTATGTGAAGCTTAAAGAGTTCATCGGCATATGCATCAAGTTTGACCTTTTGCTTTCAGATCCATAATTGTTTGGCTCTACTGTTTATGTGAAGCTTAAAGAGTTCATCGGAGAATATTCagatcactactttagtaatctaaacgcttttatgaatattcagatcactactttagtaatctaaacgcttttatatttgtttacggaGAGAGTACTTCTGAATACGTAACTGGCTCCAAATGTGGCTATATCGACATTCCGAAGAGGGATAAAAGAGTTTGTTTTTGGCTCCGCAAGGAAAGCTTAAATAAAATCGAGCTCCGAACTCTGTAGTGTGACACCATGAGCACAACTTTGTTCAAATCATTCAAATAGTCAGGTTACATGCATTTActgctaaaaatcactagcatgAAACACCAGCATAGAAGCTACACAGTACAAGGTTCAGCATCAAGAAAGAAAAAGTACCCCTTGGATCATATGGTAACAACACTGCCCCACCATCCCCCTATGTTCCGACATTACCTACCATCTAGGATAGCCGGGAGCATGGAACAACGACGAAACTCAGGCCAAGTCAGTTTGGTTTCGCAGCACGGGAGGGCGCCGCCACATGACATCTACTTCGAGCATCAGATACAACAGCGGATACAACGCCGTGGAGGAACAAGAACTATGAAGATTggtccttggcggcctcctcacTTTGGTCCTTGGCGACCTCCTCACTTGGTCCATCTCCGGCAGACGTCGTCGTTCCGTCCAAGAAGCGAACAATGACGACAGTGATGTTGTCAGCACTGCCCCTTTGAGAAGCTTCTTGAAGTAGTCCCTTCGCCGCTTGCTCAGGATCTTCTATTGGCTTGACCATGGCAACAGCTTCCTGGAAATTGAATATTTGGGTTAACCCATTGAAACTACAGGGAACTAGCACCATGTCAAGGAGAATCTTCAGTGAATATGCACTTACATCGTTAGTTACAACATCCCATAGCCCATCACTAGCAAGGATAAGGAATTCAAGTGAGCTGTCAACTACCTCCTCctgtaaataaataaataaataaaaggctCAATCACCAAGTGTATAGCCTTTATCTTCCCCTTATAGTAAGAAGGGGTGCCCATTGTTTCTTCCTTGCACAAAAACAATGAAGAACTTGGATGAAAAGTTACATTGCACTGGTCAATAAGAAATCTCTATAAAGAGACTACCTAGAATATCTAATCAAAAATCTGCAAGTCTAGGTTGTAGTTGAGAACTAGGCAAGGAAACAAAAGCCAAACCTTGATCTCTGGATCAGCGACAACATACTGCTTTAAAAGTTTGTCACCAAATGCTCGAGAAACAGCAAGAACACCACCAACACGCCATGTCCCTGCAAAACAAAGAGCAGTAAATAAACAGGAATGATGCTAGTAATAAAGCACTTGCTGAAGTAGGGAGTTTTTTAGGCCTCGTAAAAATACCAGCCCACATCACAAAGCCTCCAGCTTCCTCAATTCTCTGTCTCTCGTCTGTCTGGTCAGGTTTGTGATCCCTGGAAACCGCAATAGCTGAAATGGTGGGAAGCAGAAAACATCATGATCGTCTAACGCCAGTGAAATGAGATTACATGAGATTATGTTATGCAGTCAGTTTCAACTGCCATGTACCCATGGAGAAAAAACACAACCATATGAACTTTCCGATGAAACCAAGAGTGCACGAATCACAGTATTACAGACAGTGGGACTTACCCTTCCCTCCTTTAGAAACAACAGCTCTAGAATCACCAACATTTGCAACCACCAAGCGACCACCGACAAGAATAGCTGTTGAGGCAGTTGAGCCAGCATCTCTGGTGTGGCTACTATCAGCTTTCAGGAACTCTGAATCGGTATGATTGAATGTTTCAGCTGCAGAGAAGAAACACAAGGAAATCATGATCACACTCTGCCTGGGTAGAAATATTTAGGTTCACAATAGTTTATGAATGATAGGCATACCAATAGCAGCCTTTGTATCTGTCATGAATTTCGGATGCTTGATTAAATTGCTGAAAAGGTGCTTCTTCACATATTCAGCTGCTCGAGCTCCGCCGTGACCTGTATGAAAAGCCAACTATACTAGTAAACACAATTGATCAAGGAGCTGCTGACATATGAAAACCCTGAACAATTAATATAAAAATACTGGCACAAGGCAACACATACCATCAAATACGCCAAACAACCCAACAGTCTCTCCATCAACATCATCCACTCTTGTCTCGTAGAAATCCTCCATAGATGCCCTTTTCCCAGCACAGCTTGCAAACCCATAACTGAACCTGCCTTTTTCACTGCAATGGCAATTGGGGAAAAACAGTTAATCCAAATTCACGGGCTCACAGCACCAATTATACAGCATTTCGTGTGAAACCAGATGTGTCATACTTCTGAAACACGACTACTTTCTGTACTTCCAATATATGAAACAGAGTATTTTGAGGTAACAAATTCCCATATTTGTCCTCACTTTCATCAAATTTTCTTCCGAGGTAGAAAAGCACATATGAGTAAATTGGTGGAGTCTCATAAATTACATGATTAAGTATCTCAGTATCTCACATAGATATGGTTAGACATGCCATGGATTTCTATCTGCTCCAATGATTATTTAATGAATCTCTTAATATATATCTCACTGTAACGCCTTTAATTACACTTATTCAAGACCGTGTGGACACGAAGATGTTAATACAGCAGCCAAATCA containing:
- the LOC125515142 gene encoding probable protein phosphatase 2C 10; this encodes MHERSPGPSLAATRLPSPASLLLLLLLSLSLLAGRSHGWWCREDDEGCSLMGFRGDDSPVTGGGISEKGRFSYGFASCAGKRASMEDFYETRVDDVDGETVGLFGVFDGHGGARAAEYVKKHLFSNLIKHPKFMTDTKAAIAETFNHTDSEFLKADSSHTRDAGSTASTAILVGGRLVVANVGDSRAVVSKGGKAIAVSRDHKPDQTDERQRIEEAGGFVMWAGTWRVGGVLAVSRAFGDKLLKQYVVADPEIKEEVVDSSLEFLILASDGLWDVVTNDEAVAMVKPIEDPEQAAKGLLQEASQRGSADNITVVIVRFLDGTTTSAGDGPSEEVAKDQSEEAAKDQSS